From the genome of Athalia rosae chromosome 3, iyAthRosa1.1, whole genome shotgun sequence:
TAAAGTTCATCGTTCGTCGTTTATCGCGGAAACCTCCGACGTTGGCGTATAGTTCGGTATAACATTTTACGGATACACGGTACAGATATGTTGCTACACATGTTCGCAGAATGCTGAGTATAGCTGGTGCAAATTGAATTTCTCCTCATACCAGCTGATATCGTCTGCACTTCTGCATGTCTCACCGTAATACAGCTGCGGATTTGTCGAGCTGATTTGACGACGATTTATAACGTATAGTGAACATCAGATCTGTAGACTGCAGAAATCCGTGCAAGGGAAAAACACACAAATATACGTAAGTTCCTCGAGGTACCGATTCGCGAGCCAATATTTTAGCGTTtcctgtatgtacgtataatcgaGTACGTAACGCGGTTGCAGCTGGGCTATATCTAGGATTGCGGTTCACTTGCCGATGGTTGCCAACTcggtgagaaagaaaataagaaaagacaaaaaaaaaaaaaagggtcgcGTTCACAgattttaccgtttttttttttttttttcgttcaactcGTGCATATTTATCCACGTTGCAGAAAGCACGAATTCGATGTCAAACATTCTAACGCGACTGTTCCGGCTCAGGTGATGTATATATTCAAATCAAATTATTTAACGCGATGTATTCCATGAAGTCGttatctgaaataaaattataaactcGCTGCTTTGTCCACAGAGAGCGGTCAGGctgtaaattgaattttcgtacCTGCCCCGTTTGTTATATTATTTGCGGGATTTCCGGAACTCCGAATAATGGATGGAATCAACGGTTTGATGTTCCCTGTATGAAAAATAGCGAGAAAGAATTGTATAAATTTGAGCGGTAATTATGACCGCGGGTCTGGCATGAAGAGGGGTGgtaatttcgtttctttttttctaggaAAAAGCACAGATGGTCTTAATTCTTTTACGGTATGTATTTATTACATATCAAGCAACTATAAGTGCATGCAGGCGAAAAGAGATTGCGTGAATTATATCTACCCTGAAATTTCCGAGTAGGTATGATGTGTGGCACACAATACATCGGAATATATTGTAACCCCCTTCGCAGTGCAATGGCACATACATCGGCGGTGCCATTCACTTATAAACTACTTCGATTCAAGTGGTTGAAACGAGCACAGAACGAActgtactttattttatacacatacatatcatataggtacatatattttataccgtgCGGATAAATTGCTCAGTTTGTACACCCACACATTTTTACATGCGAGCATATACACGTAAtggtaaatatgtacatcaCATAGGTACATATGAATACGTGAATGAGATGCGGGGTTTGCAGGAGAGGAGGCCATCTTGAACTCTTACAGACAAATCTGGCGTATAAGCTACAGTAGGAGAACGCGGTTGGATCATCCCCGAAAGAAGAAATTGGGCTGCCCAAGTACCCACGGTCCCTGACAGACTTTTATGTGATTGATTCAATCAAGGAGGACCGATCGAACAGTGAGCATTGTTCATTCAAATCCCACCCCATTCGCGCACCAATTTCCATCCCCTCGAGACTCGCGCCAGAATTTTTAGGATCAGTATCTAACGTCtttctatttatttcatcgttttcttgTGCAGTGATTGAGTAACTGGCCATCCGAAGAAATGAAGTATTTCAAAGACGCGCAATTGTTCAGAAACACAAAGTACTTTGTTCAGcgcatttctttcttctattttcgttttacattttcactttctttaacgttttttttttttttctcttctcttttctgtaCATGATATCCTGCACTCAGCGTGAAAAATTATAGTCGCATAATTGGATGCGACTAAAAGCCTGACTAATTGTATAAGCAGCGTAACAACATATCCAGATGGTACGCACCTATAATAGTGTGTACATGTAATacacatttattatttttttctcccgtatatTTCATGGGTGCGTATTCGTGGGGCTTGACTGTATATGATTTTATGTATGATTTCAGCAGAGGTAGTGGATACAAAAAGACCTGAAATTAAGTCCTTCAGACTTAGCTGCGCGGATTGCAAAAGTCTAAAGAACCTAATCGCCGCGGGTCTTTGAACTCAAAGTTAATAACGCGTATTTATGTATTTGCCAAGCAATTAGCTTCGTGGCTATTAAATCTACCCTTAGCTACAAACTCCCACAACGTCATGCACCGATAAATGTGTATATGTGCGTATATACGCTGCTCTTCAAGGGATATGTACCAAGGTATGTGACTGTAAAGTTACAGAGGAACAGAGGGTGAAAAGTGTACTCAGTACTTTTGGTACTTTGCAGTGAAACTTTCTCTGTTTTATATAACGTTCACCTTGTCATGAGCTTTACCTCagtccttttttcttatcctctcaTCGCCTACCGTCCTAAAAGCTCATTGATCTCGGCAAAATTGCGGTCACATAAAATAccgaaaattaaatatattattcatccACGTACAGAGTGCGATGTTTGGATGTCCCAAAGAGGGATGAAATTGTAGTGAAAAATTCCTAGCCTTCGTAACAATtacataataaattttttgatctatgaATTACAATAGATATTACTGGTAATCAGATGAACTGATTAGAAGATTAGTCAGCCGTGATTTTTGCATATAATCAAATTAATGTAATTCTTGCTCCATGTCAGGCAAAAATCACGATTTGAAATAGTTCCTATAAGTTACACTAGGATGTACTAGTTCTCGGGCGCAAGAATCTATCGGGGCACAATTTCAGAAGACGCGTGCATGCCCTTGTCAGATGTCACATTACAATAATTTAGTCGGGAGTTAATGTGTTTCTTTACTGTATGATAATTGCGGTGGTAAAATTAGAATAATCATTCACGATGACTTGGGTGCTCTCTCATATATGATGTGGTGATTAGATTCGATGGaaatattgatttatttctattatctTTGGTTGATTGAGGTATAAATGATAAAAGTGAAACATGTCGATATTACGAATTGCCATGCTCTTGAAGCCCCATTTTCATCATTCGGGAGCATCAAGGTATTTATTTACAccttattttttcgttgacAAATCTTATTTTCCCTTGGATATCCTTGAGGTTAGCGATGATTTGTGCCTACAATTTACTATATTTTCATTATGATTTCAGTAATCATTGGATGAGATGTTGCTTTGAGaagaaaatacattttttgaaGACAGTGAAGGGAAAGTTCAATACGTACCTTCACAAACAACCTAATACAAAATCTGGACTGCAGCGTCAGCCTCAAGGCGCACTGCTAGGATTTGGCGGACTTGGAATAGCGACGGCTTGTTTTCTGAGGTTGCAAGCAAGTACAGTAGCATGCGAGAATAATAGAACTGTTGGTGCAAtcaaaattatagaaaatgaGTCTCATTTTCCATGgaccaaattttttcagtATCTATATCCCCACATTTGGTACTTCTTATTAGCACTAACTGTAAGTTTATCACCTATGAattgagtgaatttttttcaattatttcaccacGGTTGGGGAAAAATGTTTGAATGAACATTACTAAACTCTGGCAACCAATTTCGAAATGATTCTCTTACAGAGCGCCCTCATGGTTGCTGTACTGAATATTTGGATACCCCAATGTACAGGTGGGGTGATAAATGTAGTAGCAAAATTTgctggaaataaaaatggctCTTTAGAAAATGGCAGCAATTCTGCATTCACAATAGCTGAAAATCTGGCGAGTCCTGCCTACCGTTTGGCACGCATGTATGTAGCCCAAGTATGTAACTATTACGCTAAGCTGTTTTCAGTTTATCCAGAGGTGTTACAGGGATAGCACTGTTACTCAGTACTTACAAATGTTGCAGTATTACATACATTTTTTGCTATATTGTTGGATATCTTCCCTAGGCACTGTTCACttttgtatatatctatacgcttTCTGgcattggagaaaaaatagccATGAAGCTTCGACAGGATTTATTTAAGTCAATAATCATGCAGGACATGGCCTTTTTTGATCGCCACCGAACTGGTGAAATAGTTAGTCGTTTGACTACAGACATACAAGATTTTAAGAGCTCCTTCAAAATGTGTATATCCCAAGGGCTGAGAAGTATCACTCAAATTGTAGGCTGTGTCATATCTATCACAATGATTTCACCTCAACTTACTGGAATTATGGTGCTGTGTGTTCCGACTGTTATACTTGTTGGTGCTCTGCTAGGCTCAAGTTTGAGGAAATTATCCAGAAATGCTCAAAATCAAACATCAAAGTCAATTGCAGTTTCCGAAGAGGCATTGAGTAACATTAGAACAGTTAGTCTTTTGAAATAAAGTCACTTACCATCGGCTTAAATTTGCAACCACACTCCCACTATTAGTAAAGTAATATTCTATAGGTACGGGCTTTTGCTgctgaagaaagagaaatagagatGTTTTCTAAAGAAGTTGCTCTAGCAGCGACAATGCAAGAGCATCTAGGCTTTGGTATCGGCCTTTTCCAGGCAGGGACCAACTTATTTCTGAATGGAATTGTTCTGGGTACGCTTTACCTTGGTGGTCATTTGATGTCAATTGGCCAGTTGACTCCTGGAGATTTAATAGCGTTTCTCTTGGCAACCCAGACAATTCAAAGATCCTTAACTCAGCTCTCTCTACTGTTCGGTAGCTATGTCAATGGAATTAGCGCAGGTGGAAGAGTTTTCGAAGTATGTTCTACAGTAATGCGACTTTTAAACTACGACACGTTCCTCTAGTTGTATGTTATTGTTATCTATACAGTTCCTTAATCTACCTCCGTCCCCAATGATGGTTGGAGGTGAAGTCATTACAGACAGATGCTTCAGGGGTAACATTGAATTCAAAAATGTCACATTTGAATATCCCACACGGCCAAATAAGTCTGTTCTGAAGAATTTCAATCTCAAAATTCCTGCTGGTAAGACAGTAGCTATTGTTGGCTCGagtggaaatggaaaaaccaCAGTGGCTGCTTTGCTAGAAAGGTGAGAAAAACTTCACACAGATTTTAAAACGGAAGACGAATCTGAATTGGATTTCCAGGTTGTACGACGTCGATGAGGGATCGATTGAAATCGATGGTACGGATATCAGATCCCTGAATTCCAGCTACCTTAGAGGTGGAGTATTGGGGTATATTAATCAGGAGCCTATACTATTTGCAACAACGATTatggaaaatattcgataTGGAATGCATGGCGCTACAGACTTGGAGGTATTAGTTTAATGCGTATCGTgaaataagattgaaattattaaaattcctCAAATTTCCCTTATCATATCTGATGTACATGGCTTCTACTCTTGTGATCTCAGGTGATTGCGGCTGCAAGAGAAGCTAATGCAGATCAATTTATTCGTAATTTTCCTGACGGATACAACACTCTTGTCGGCGAAAGAGGTACACAATTATCAGGTGGTCAGAAACAGCGAGTAGCAATCGCGAGAGCGCTGCTCAAAAATCCCTCTATTCTCATTCTGGATGAAGCTACAAGGTACTTATTAGATTACTCCGTGTCTAGTCCAGTCATTATAATTCAATGTAATTATGTATTGCAATCTCCTGTTATAGTGCCTTGGACTATGAAAGTGAAAGAATTGTTCAAAGAGCACTAGAGTCAGCAGCTAAGGGTAGAACTGTCCTTGTGATCGCTCATAGGTTGAGCACAGTAAAAAACGCGGATATTATTGTAGTTCTACAGAATGGCGTCATTATTGAGGTAATGGTAGTTTTAGTTTTGCTGTTTATCAGCGCGATTATTATCTTCATGAGAGTCAAatgatgtgaattttttttcttttattttccattacaTAAGATGGGTAAACACGAAGAATTGACGGCAAAGAAAGGAGCCTATTACCACCTTGTAAGTCAGCAAGAGAAAcagcaagaaaaagaaagcgaaCGTCAACACGGATGAGTGTGATGAAACATCATTAGAATGGAAGGTATTTGCAAGTATGCTAAGTTCATCTGTGTGTGGTTGAGGTGGTTACAAACATCTACGATGTCGCCTTTCATAGCATTCAGAAACCTTTAGGTAAGAAACGTGTACAGATATCAAGACCAATATAACATATTATAGTGAATGATTTGCAATAAATTGTAATATCAGAACCATAatttcgtttaaaaattttaattgccCCTGATTAATGCGTGAGTACAACGTGCCACAAATGATGGTGACTCTTTATAGAATAGGTTGAGAGATCCGGGCTTCGTCCTCATAGCATTTCCAACTGTTTTCATGTAACCGTTGAGATGATGCCCAGCAAAAGATATTTTGTTGGTCAATGCACAGCAGTAGCTGAAACTCTGATATGTCGATATTGATTATTAATCtgattgatcatttttttttctcattgctAAAACCATACTTACAACGATATTATTGTCAACTTACATGCTTAAGCGCCCACAAAAGTGTGACAATATCCTCGGTACTCGTTAAAGACCAAATCCGCGGGACAATTCTTTTCGACTTTTATCAGCTTATCACCAGCATCGTTACATacgtaaaatttattacagTCGAACGGGTTTGCGAAAATTCCTGGTTCATAGCATTCGCCCGGAGGCCAAAGTAGTTGAACATTTGCGGGATCATCACACGATGAAGTGACGGGATTAAATACTTGAGACTCCAAACATTCCTCTCGAGTCATAACGATCTTGCCCCCTGATTGTTCTTTACAGACGTAATATTTTCGAGGATTGATAGTATCTCTAAATGTTCCGACCCCCGTGCAGTTGTTGAAAGGCGAATCACCGTTCGAGCATTCAGGGACGTTTGAAACATCGTCGCAAGATTTGGTGTTGGAATTATATCGGAGACAGGTAGGACATTGATACGTTGTAGCTTCTCTCCAAAAGCCGAAGAATCCGCTTGTGCAGTGATAGTAGTTGGAACAGTCATTATCCACTCTCGCATACCCCGACGCTTTGCAATGaactgaagaagaaaatagtgGCATTAGTTCCGATTTCAAAGACAAACTATTTGATTTGAATTCGAAATTCCATTTTTAAAATGTACTTTCTAATTACCGACTAGagatcaaataaattatattataatgagAGCGTACCCTTTATCGGTGCGGCAGTGGTGGTAGTCCAAGACGAAGTCACTGCCGTATTGCAATCAGGAGTTGTCGATCCTTCGGTAGTTGTCGATCCTTCAGTGAttgttgaaccatcggtagttgtcgaGCCTTCAGTAATTGTTGATCCACCAGTAGTTGTTGAGCTTTCGCTGGTcgttgaaccatcggtagttgttgttcCTTCGGTAGTAGTTGAGCTTTCGCTGGTCgtcgaaccatcggtagtCGTTGAGCTTTCACTGGTCGTTGAACCAACGGTAGTTGTTGTTccttcggtagttgttgagctTTCGCTGGTCGTCAAACCATCGATagttgttgaaccatcggtagttgttgagctTACACTGGTcgttgaaccatcggtagttgttgagctTTCGCTGGTcgttgaaccatcggtagttgttgttccttcggtagttgttgagctTTCGCTGGTCgtcgaaccatcggtagttgttgagctTTCACTGGTCgtcgaaccatcggtagttgttgttccttcggtagttgttgagctTTCGCTGGTcgttgaaccatcggtagttgttgagctTTCGCTAGTCGTTGAActatcggtagttgttgaaccatcggtagttgttgaaccatcggtagttgttgaagcatcggtagttgttgttccttcggtagttgttgagctTTCGCTGGTCgtcgaaccatcggtagttgttgaaccatcggtagttgtcgaGCCTTCAGTGATTGTTGATCCTTCGGTAGTCGTTGTTCCTTCGGTAGTTGTCGAGCCTTCAGTGATTGTTGatccatcggtagttgttgaaccatcggtagttgttgttccttcggtagttgttgagctATCGGTGGTCgtcgaaccatcggtagttgtcgaGCTTTCGCTGGTCGTCggaccatcggtagttgttgagcGTTCGCTAGTcgttgaaccatcggtagttgttgaagcatcggtagttgttgttccttcggtagttgttgaagcatcggtagttgttgttcCTTCGGTAGTTGTCAAGCTTTCGCTG
Proteins encoded in this window:
- the LOC105693922 gene encoding mitochondrial potassium channel ATP-binding subunit isoform X2, which gives rise to MVAVLNIWIPQCTGGVINVVAKFAGNKNGSLENGSNSAFTIAENLASPAYRLARMYVAQALFTFVYIYTLSGIGEKIAMKLRQDLFKSIIMQDMAFFDRHRTGEIVSRLTTDIQDFKSSFKMCISQGLRSITQIVGCVISITMISPQLTGIMVLCVPTVILVGALLGSSLRKLSRNAQNQTSKSIAVSEEALSNIRTVRAFAAEEREIEMFSKEVALAATMQEHLGFGIGLFQAGTNLFLNGIVLGTLYLGGHLMSIGQLTPGDLIAFLLATQTIQRSLTQLSLLFGSYVNGISAGGRVFEFLNLPPSPMMVGGEVITDRCFRGNIEFKNVTFEYPTRPNKSVLKNFNLKIPAGKTVAIVGSSGNGKTTVAALLERLYDVDEGSIEIDGTDIRSLNSSYLRGGVLGYINQEPILFATTIMENIRYGMHGATDLEVIAAAREANADQFIRNFPDGYNTLVGERGTQLSGGQKQRVAIARALLKNPSILILDEATSALDYESERIVQRALESAAKGRTVLVIAHRLSTVKNADIIVVLQNGVIIEMGKHEELTAKKGAYYHLVSQQEKQQEKESERQHG
- the LOC105693922 gene encoding mitochondrial potassium channel ATP-binding subunit isoform X1: MSILRIAMLLKPHFHHSGASSNHWMRCCFEKKIHFLKTVKGKFNTYLHKQPNTKSGLQRQPQGALLGFGGLGIATACFLRLQASTVACENNRTVGAIKIIENESHFPWTKFFQYLYPHIWYFLLALTSALMVAVLNIWIPQCTGGVINVVAKFAGNKNGSLENGSNSAFTIAENLASPAYRLARMYVAQALFTFVYIYTLSGIGEKIAMKLRQDLFKSIIMQDMAFFDRHRTGEIVSRLTTDIQDFKSSFKMCISQGLRSITQIVGCVISITMISPQLTGIMVLCVPTVILVGALLGSSLRKLSRNAQNQTSKSIAVSEEALSNIRTVRAFAAEEREIEMFSKEVALAATMQEHLGFGIGLFQAGTNLFLNGIVLGTLYLGGHLMSIGQLTPGDLIAFLLATQTIQRSLTQLSLLFGSYVNGISAGGRVFEFLNLPPSPMMVGGEVITDRCFRGNIEFKNVTFEYPTRPNKSVLKNFNLKIPAGKTVAIVGSSGNGKTTVAALLERLYDVDEGSIEIDGTDIRSLNSSYLRGGVLGYINQEPILFATTIMENIRYGMHGATDLEVIAAAREANADQFIRNFPDGYNTLVGERGTQLSGGQKQRVAIARALLKNPSILILDEATSALDYESERIVQRALESAAKGRTVLVIAHRLSTVKNADIIVVLQNGVIIEMGKHEELTAKKGAYYHLVSQQEKQQEKESERQHG